The Streptomyces sp. 11x1 genomic sequence TTCACGGGCCTGTCGGGGTCGGGCAAGTCCTCGCTGGCCTTCGACACGATCTTCGCCGAGGGGCAGCGTCGGTACGTCGAGTCGCTCTCCTCCTACGCCCGGCAGTTCCTCGGGCAGATGGACAAGCCGGACGTCGACTTCATCGAGGGTCTGTCCCCGGCGGTCTCCATCGACCAGAAGTCGACCTCGCGCAACCCGCGCTCGACGGTCGGCACCATCACCGAGGTCTACGACTACCTGCGTCTGCTCTTCGCGCGCATCGGCAAGCCGCACTGTCCGCAGTGCAGCAGGCCCATCTCCCGCCAGTCGCCCCAGGCGATCGTCGACCGGGTGCTGGAGCTGCCGGAGGGCAGCCGCTTCCAGGTGCTGTCCCCGCTCGTGCGGGAGCGCAAGGGCGAGTTCGTCGACCTCTTCGCGGACCTCCAGACCAAGGGGTACAGCCGGGCCCGGGTGGACGGCGAGACCGTCCAGCTCTCCAACCCGCCCACGCTGAAGAAGCAGGAGAAGCACACCATCGAGGTGGTCGTCGACCGTCTCACGGTGAAGGAATCCGCCAAGCGCCGCCTCACCGACTCCGTGGAGACCGCCCTCGGCCTCTCCGGCGGCATGGTCGTGCTCGACTTCGTCGACCTCCCGGAGGACGACCCCGAGCGCGAGCGCATGTTCTCGGAGCACCTGTACTGCCCGTACGACGACCTGTCCTTCGAGGAGCTGGAGCCCCGCTCCTTCTCCTTCAACTCGCCCTTCGGCGCCTGCCCCGACTGCTCCGGCATCGGTACGCGCATGGAGGTCGACCCCGAGCTGATCGTCCCGGACGAGGACAAGTCGCTCGACGAGGGTGCCATCCACCCCTGGTCGCACGGCCACACCAAGGACTACTTCGGCCGCCTCGTCGGAGCCCTCGCGGACGCCCTGGGCTTCCGGACCGACATCCCCTTCGCCGGTCTCCCGCAGCGCGCGAAGAAGGCCCTGCTGCAGGGCCACAAGACCCAGATCGAGGTCCGCTACCGCAACCGGTACGGCCGCGAGCGCGTGTACACCACGGCCTTCGAGGGCGCCGTCCCCTTCGTGAAGCGCCGGCACAGCGAGGCCGAGAGCGACGCGAGCCGTGAGCGCTTCGAGGGCTACATGCGCGAGGTGCCCTGCCCCACCTGTGAGGGCACCCGCCTGAAGCCGATCGTCCTCGCGGTCACGATCATGGAGAAGTCGATCGCCGAGGTCTCCGCCATGTCGATCAGCGACTGCGCGGACTTCCTGGGCGAGCTGAAGCTCACCGCCCGCGACAAGAAGATCGCCGAGCGGGTGCTGAAGGAGGTCAACGAGCGGCTGCGGTTCCTGGTCGACGTCGGCCTGGACTACCTGTCGCTGAACCGCGCGGCCGGCACGCTCTCCGGCGGCGAGGCCCAGCGCATCCGTCTGGCCACGCAGATCGGCTCCGGCCTCGTCGGTGTGCTCTACGTCCTCGACGAGCCCTCCATCGGTCTGCACCAGCGGGACAACCACCGGCTCATCGAGACCCTCGTCCGGCTGCGCGACATGGGCAACACGCTCATCGTCGTCGAGCACGACGAGGACACCATCAAGACCGCCGACTGGATCGTCGACATCGGCCCCGGCGCGGGTGAGCACGGCGGCAAGGTCGTGCACAGCGGCTCCCTGAAGGAGCTGCTGGGCAACGCCGAGTCGCAGACCGGGCAGTACCTGTCGGGCCGCAAGGCCATCCCGCTGCCCGACATCCGCCGCCCGCTCGACCCGACCCGGCAGCTCACGGTGCACGGCGCCCGGGAGAACAACCTCCAGGACATCGACGTGTCCTTCCCGCTGGGTGTCTTCACCGCCGTCACCGGGGTGTCCGGCTCCGGCAAGTCCACGCTGGTCAACGACATCCTGTACACGCACCTGGCCCGCGAGCTGAACGGCGCCCGCAGCGTCCCCGGCCGCCACACCCGCGTGGACGGGGACGACCTCGTCGACAAGGTCGTGCACGTCGACCAGTCGCCGATCGGCCGCACCCCCCGGTCCAACCCGGCCACGTACACCGGCGTCTTCGACCACGTCCGCAAGCTGTTCGCCGAGACCACCGAGGCGAAGGTCCGCGGTTATCTGCCCGGGCGCTTCTCCTTCAACGTCAAGGGCGGCCGCTGCGAGAACTGCGCGGGCGACGGCACGATCAAGATCGAGATGAACTTCCTCCCGGACGTCTACGTCCCGTGCGAGGTCTGCCACGGCGCCCGGTACAACCGGGAGACGCTGGAGGTCCACTACAAGGGCAAGTCCATCGCCGATGTGCTGAACATGCCGATCGAGGAGGCGACCGACTTCTTCGAGGCGGTCCCCGCGATCGCCCGCCACCTCAGGACGCTCAAGGACGTCGGCCTCGGCTACGTCCGCCTCGGCCAGTCCGCGACCACCCTGTCCGGCGGTGAGGCACAGCGCGTCAAGCTCGCCAGCGAGCTGCAGCGCCGGTCCACCGGTCGTACGGTCTACGTCCTGGACGAGCCGACCACCGGTCTGCACTTCGAGGACATCAGCAAGCTCCTCAAGGTGCTGTCCGGCCTGGTCGACAAGGGCAACACGGTGATCGTCATCGAGCACAACCTCGACGTCATCAAGACCGCCGACTGGGTCGTGGACATGGGGCCCGAGGGCGGCGCCGGCGGCGGACTCGTCATCGCGGAGGGCACGCCCGAGCAGGTCGCCGGGGTTCCGGCCAGCCACACGGGCAAGTTCCTGCGGGAGATCCTCGGCGCCGACCGGATCAGTGACGCGGCCCCTGTGAAGGCCCCGCGCAAGGCCACGGCGAAGAAGGCCGTCGCCGCCGGCTCGACGGCGCGGAGGACGGCGACGGCCCGGACCACCACGGCCGCCGGGACCACGCCGACCGGGACCACGGCCGCCAAGAAGGCTGCCGCTCCCGCCAAGAAGGCTGCCGCGACCGCCACCAAGAAGGCCACTCCCGCAAAGAAGGCCACGCGGGCGCGCAAGGCCTGAGTGCGGCGGCCGGGCGACAGCAGTCGTCGCGTCGAGCAGAACACGGCGGCTCGCGGGAACTCCCCGCGAGCCGCCGCCTGTCGACTCGTCGGCCTGCGCGGCGAGCCGCCGTGTTCCGCGCGACCGTCAGCCCTCGCGCACCTCGGGCACGAGGGACCGCGGTTCGCCCACCTCCGCCGCGTACGGCGGTTCGGCGCCCGCCCGGGAGCAGGTGATCGCCGCCGCACGGGCCGCGAAGCGCAGCAGGCGGATCCAGTCGTCGGCGCCCAGCGTCGCGAGGGCGGAGTCGGAGAGGGCGTCCTGGGCCGCCAGGCCGTGCAGGAGGGCCGCGTTGACGGTGTCACCGGCGCCGATGGTGTCGACGACGTCGACCTTCTCACCCGGTACGCAGTGCTCCGCGCCGGCCCGGGTGTGGACGGTCAGGCCGTCGCCGCCGTGGGTGACGACGACGGCGGCGGGGCCGGAGTCCAGCCACAGCCGCGGGGTGCCGCCCAGCCACCGAGCGTCCTCCTCGGAGAGCTTGAGCAAGGACACCGAGGGCAGCCAGCTCAGGAAGCGGGCCCGATAGGCGTCCGCGTCCGGGATCAGACCCGGTCGGACGTTGGGGTCGAGGGCGGTGAACACGCCCTGGGCGGCGGTCGAGTGCAGCAGCTTCTCGTACGCGCTCGCGCCGGGCTCCAGGACGAGTGAGCAGGTGCCGAAGGAGACGGCCCGGGTTCCTCGGGGAAGCCGGTCGGGGGTCTCGAACAGACGGTCGGCGCTGCCCTCGACATAGAAGGAGTACCGGGCCGAGCCGTCCGTGCCGATCGAGGCCAGGGCGAGGGTCGTGGGCTCGGAGCCCCGCTGCACGGCGGTCACGTCCACGCCGGCCTCGCGCAGGCCGTCCAGCAGGGCCTCTCCGTAGGCGTCGTACGACACCCGGGAGCAGAAGGCGGTGGGGGAGCCGAGACGGCCGAGCGCCACGGCCGTGTTGTAGGGGCCGCCGCCGCGGGCCGGCCGCAGATCCACGAGCGCGCCCGCGCCCTGCGGGACGAGGTCGATCAGGGCTTCACCGGCGACGACGATCACGGGACGATCCTCTCTGGGGGCTCTCGGCCGGAAAGTATCGCAAAGGCGCGTGCCTCGCGCCGGGCTCCCGCCCGGCCCCAGGGCCGCCCGCTCCGCGACCGCTCACCCCGCCGTGGAGGCGGCGGCGCAAGCCCAGCCCTGCCCCGTGACCGCTCACCCTCCGGCCCAGCCATGGCCTCAGCCGCCGCCAGGCCCTGACCGCCCGGTCGGCCCGCTCACTCCCAGGCCCAGCCGATCCCCACGATGCCCGTGCGTACCCGCGGTTCGACGAGGTGCACCGAGCGGTGGAGGTCGCTCAGGGCGAGGTTCTGCCGGCCCCCGCGTGGGGCCGCGGCGGAGTGCTGGCTGAAGCGGTGGCAGCGCAGCGGGAGGGCACGTTCGTCGAAGCGGACCTGGAGGGCGTACTGGCCGCCGGTGGAGCGGAACCCGCGGACGTACTCGGTGCAGGCACCGGCCGTGCCGTCGTCGAAGCCGTAGCGGAAGAGGTGGGTGTCGCCGCTGCGCAGCCGGGTGTCGAAGAGCAGCTCGGCGACCAGGACACCGGTGTCCTGGTCCCAGCGGACCCGTCCCCTGCGGCAGTTCTCCAGGGCGCGGACGGCGATCCGCTCCGGTGCGCAGCCCGGGTCGCCGTGGTGGACGGCCACATAGCGGTCCACCCCGTCCCGGTGGGAGCGCACGATCTGCTGGGACTCGCGGCCGAGCAGCTCGCGGCGGGCGCCGATGCGGACCCGTTCGTGGTGGCCGACGGTGTGCATCCCGCTGTCGGGCGACGCCCCCAGTTCGGCGAGCAGCCGTTCGAGGACGCCGGTGGCCTCCACGACGGAGCGGTACGAGCGGCCGGCGGGCTCGTCAGGACCGGACTGCTCGTCGGCCCCGGCGAGCAGCCGGATCAGCGACTCGTCCGGGAGCTGGAGAATCTCCTCCAGGGCGCGCACGGCCCGCAGCGACTCGGGGCGCTGCGGACGCCGGGCGCCCTGCTGCCAGTAACTGAGGCTGGTGACACCGACCTTGACGCCGTGCCGCGTCAGGTGGTGCTGCACGCGCTGCAGCGGCAGTCCGCGGGCGGCGATCGCGGCGCGCAGGGCGACATGGAAGGGGCCGCCCCGCAGGACCGACTCCAGCTCCGCCGTGGCGACGTCCGCGACGGCGGCGGCGTCCGTGACCGCCGCGACGTCCGCGTGCTCTGTGGCGTGCCGCATGCAGGAACCTTTCCGTAGACGAGTGCTGTGCGCGACGTGTGATCGGGACCGCGCGTGCCGATCGGGCGCCCGGCGGACGCTCGGGCTCCAGGAACCCTCGGCGGCCGTCCGTCTTCACATCCGTACGGCCGCGTTCCTCACCCCGAGTTCCTCCGCATTGAAGCGTGTTGACCAAGTCCCGACAACACCTGCCGCGCGACATGGCCGGACACCGTCGCTGGGTTCCTCACCGCGCAGGCGGCCCCGGATCGGGCCCCGACAGGTCCCGCAGCGCCTGGCCCGAGAGCTTCGACTTGTGCAGAAAACCGCGGGCGGGACTGGCGGCGACGAGCTCCTGGATGTCGTCCAGCGGGTGCGTGGAGATGAGGACGATGACGGAGGCGGCCGAGCGAGCGAGCCTCGGCGCGAGCTCCAGTCCGCTCTCGCCGGCGAGGTCGACATCCAGCAGCACCAGATCCGGGGCCAGTTCCACGGCCCGTGCCAGCGCCTCCGCGCCCGTGGACGCCACACCGACGACGTGCACGCCGTCGTGTTCCAGCAGCGTACGGGCGGCCTCCAGGAACCGGGCACTGTCATCGACGATGAGACAGCGCATGGGCATGGGCACAGCCTCCCAAGGGGGGTCAGGGGCATACATTCCGGCTAGCCGTAAAGTGTCGTCGCCGACGGACGCCCGTCGGCGGGAATGTGCTGAAGTCCTGCGCCGGGTGGACGGGTTCGCTCTCACTCAGGGAATCGCACACGACACGAGGAGTAGCATGTCGTCGCCCTGGGGGCCGTCCCGTCCGGTCGAGTGGGGGTGTGCGATGCAGACGCAACGCCGGGACCTCGGAAAACGTCCTGTCCGCCGTGCCCTGATGTCGGGCGCGGCGGTGGCCCTGCTGCTCCTGTCCGGCTGCGGCGCGAGCGACGGCGACGGCCGGGTGGACGAGAAGGACAAGGCGGCGGGTGACACGACCTGCGACGGCAGGGTCGAGGGCACCGCCCACATCACGATGTGGTTCCACGCGGGCCAGAGCGGTGAGCAGACCACGCTGAAGAGCCAGGTCAAGGAGTTCAACCGAGCCCAGGAACAGGTGCGGGTCGAACTGGTCACCCTGCCCGAGCAGCGCCCGTACACCGAACTGGTGCTGTCCGCGGCCGCCAGCGGCGATCTGCCGGACCTGCTCGACTTCGACGGCCCGAACCTCTACAGCTACGCCTGGTCCGGCACCCTCAGGCCGATCGACTCCTGCGTACCCGCGAGGACCAGGAAGGACCTGCTGCCCTCTCTGAGGGAACAGGGCACGTACGACGGACGGTTGTGGGGGGTCGGCACGTTCGACTCCGGGCTCGGCCTGTACGTCCGGCCGTCGGTGCTGAAGGACGCGGGCGTGCGCATACCGAAGGGCGTCGACGACGCCTGGACCGCCGACGAGCTGACGGAGGTCCTGCGCACGCTGCGCAAAGCGGGCTACGAGGCGCCGCTCGACCTGAACTTCACCGACTCGAAGCTCGCCGACGAGTGGAACACCTACGCCTTCGCACCGGCCGTGTGGTCCGCCGGCGGCGACCTCATCGACCTTGAGGAGTTCCGCACGGCCGACGGGTTCCTCAACGGCCCCGAGTCCGTCGAGGCGCTCACCACCATGCGGCGCTGGGTGGAGGAGGGGTACGTCGACAGGGACCGCAAGAAGGACAAGAGCGCCTTCGTGAAGGGCCGCACGCCCATCTCCTGGATGGGGCACTGGAAGTACGGCGAGTACAGCGAGGCGCACCCCGGCGACGTGGCGATCGTGCCGCTGCCCGACTTCGGCACGGGCACCGTCACCGGCATGGGGTCCTGGCAGTGGGGCATCCCCTCCGGGGAGGCCGACGGCGACGCGGTGTGGCGCTTCCTGGAGTACCTGCTGCGACCCGAGCAGGTGGCCAGGATGAGCGAGGCCAACGGCGCGATCCCGGGGACCGAGGGAGCGGTGAAGCGCTCCCCGCTGTACGGCGAGAACGGCGCGGAGCGGCTGTTCATCGAGCAGCTGCGCGGCGGGACCGCCCGGCCCAGGCCGCAGACACCGGCGTACCCGGCGGTCACCGCCGCCTTCTCGCAGGCGGTCGCCGACATCGTCTTCTCCGGAGCGCCGGTCGACAGGACACTGGACGACGCGGTCGAGGCCATCGACCAGGACCTCGCCGCCCACGACGGTTACCCGAAGAGCGGTCCGTGACCCGCGCCGCGGTGCCCCGGCGAGGCGCTCCCCGGGGCACCGGACGGCTCGGCGCCCCGAGGACGTCCCGCGCCCGCGCGGCGCTGCTGCTCTGCATGACCCTGCTGCTCTCGGGCTGTGAGACGGGCGGGGACGACGGCGAGCGTCCCCGGCGGGCCGCGGACGCGACCTGTGACGGACGGATCGACGCCCCCGCGCAGATCACGATGTGGTTCCACCAGCCGTCGATGCCCGGTGAACTGGACGCCGTGCGCGCCCAGGTCCAGGCGTTCAACACCGGCCAGGACGAGGTGACGGTCCGCCTCGTCGACCTCCCCCGGGGCGACTACGACGACCTTGTCCGCACGGCCGCAGCCGACGGCGAACTGCCCGACCTGCTCGACTTCGACGCGCCGAAGCTGTTCAGTCACGCCTGGTCCGGCCACCTCCGGCCGATCGACTCGTGCGTCCCGAAGTCACTGCGCGCGGATCTGCTCCCGTCGGTCCTCGAACAGGGCACCTACCGGGGCCGGCTGTGGGGCCTCGGCACGTTCGACTCCGGACTCGGTCTGTACGTACGGCCGTCGGTGCTGAAGGAGGCCGGGATACGCATCCCGAAGGGCGTCCAGGACGCCTGGACCGCCGACGAGTTCACCGGCATCCTGAAGAAGCTGCGCACCCTGGGCTACGACAGGCCCCTCGACCTCCAGCTGCCGTGGGCCGGCACCGAATGGGGCACGTACGGTTTCGCGCCGGCCGTCTGGTCGGCGGGCGGCGACCTGATCGAACGCTCCACCTACCGCACGGCCGACGGAGTGCTCAACGGGCCGCGCACGGTCGAGGCGCTGACGACGCTCCAGGGCTGGGTGAAGGCGGGATACGTGGACGCGAACAAGGACTTGGACGCCTTCCAGAAGGGCCGCAGTCCCGTGTCCTGGACCGGCCACTGGTGGTACGGGCACTACACCGAGGCCCACCCGGGCGACGTGGCGCTCGTGCCGCTGCCCGACTTCGGCACGGGCAGCGCCACCGGGATGGGGTCCTGGCAGTGGGGCGTTCCCGCGGGCGCGGCAGACGGCGACGCCGTCTGGCGTTTCCTGTCCTTCCTGCTGAGCCCCGACGAAGTCCTGCGGATGACGGACGCCAACGGCGCCGTCCCCGCCACCGGCACCGCGATCGAGCGCACCGACGCGTTCGCCGAGGGCGGGCCCGCCCGCCTCTACATAGAGCAGCTGCGCGGGGGCACCGCCCGTCCCCGGCCGCAGACCCCCGCCTACCCGGCGATCACCGACGCCTTCGCCGAGGCGTTCGCGAAGATCATGCGGGGAGCGGCGGTACGGCCTGCCCTGGACGCGGCCGTGCGCGCCGTCGACAAGGACCTGGCGGACCACGACCACTACCCCCCGACCGGACCGTGAGGCCCGGCCGTGCTCCGCCCACCGCCCAGCCGACCGGCCCCCGCCCCGCACCCCTTGGCGGAGCCGGCGCACCGGCGCGCCACGGCCGTGGACAGCGTGCCGTTCCTGGCCCGGCTGCGTGTCGGTCCCAAGCTGATGCTGCTCGTCATGCTGCCGGTCACCGTCCTGCTGGCCGTCACGGCGTTCGCCGCCGTCGCCCAGTGGCAGGAGGCGCGGACCCTGGGCGACTTCGACACCGCGATCGAGGTGTCCTTCGAGATCAGCGAGGCCGCCGACGCCGTCGCCCGCGAGCGGATCGTGGCCGTGGAAGCCCGGCTGAACGCCGAACCGGACACCCTGCGCGCGCGGGCGGAGGCCCAGCGGATCACCGACCACGCGCTGCGACGGGCCTTCGAGGAGACCGTCGGCCGGACCCGGTCCGACGACGCCGGGATCCTCGACGCCGTACGCCGTCAACTGCACGCCGTGCGGGTCCAGACGGGCACCGGGTCGCTCCCGGCACAGACCGTCGCCCAGCGGTACGAGGCCATCGAGAACAAGGTGCTCGACATCGTGGCCGACCTCGAAGCCGGACGTCCCACCAGGGCCTCGGGCCGGGCGGCGGACGCCCACATCGCGATGCTGCGGGCCGTAGCCGCCGCCGAGAGCGAACGCGCGGAGCTCGCCATCCTCTTCCACGCGCCCGGCGACGGACACGCCACCGCCGCCGCCGGCCGCTGGACCGAACTGGAGAAGGCCCAGCTCAGGGCGTTCCAGCAGACCGCGTCGGACACGCTGAAGGCCGAACTGCACACCGTGAAGTTCCGGGCTCCCGGCCGCGCGGTCCGTATCGCCCGCGACCTGGTCGCCGACCCCGATCCCCAGCCCGTCGAATGGCCCTCCTACGACGACTGGCTCAGCGAGTCCGCGCAGTACACCGACGCCCTGCGCGGCATCCGGGACCGGGCCGGCCGGGAACTCGACGACACCGCCCACCGCGACCTGCGCACCACCCGCGCCCGGACCTACACCGAACTGACGATCTGCGTCGTCGTCCTGGCCCTCGTCACCTTCCTCGCGCTGGCCCTGCGCCGCTCGATCACCCGCCCCCTCGGCCAGGTCTCCGAGGGTGCCCGGGCCCTGTCGGACGGCGACCTCTCGTACGACATCCGCTATACCGGACGCGACGAACTCGGCGACGTCGCCGACACGTTCCGCGAGCTGCGGGTGACCAGCGAGCGGCTGGCCGGCGAGATCCGGGCCATGAACACCGCGATCGACGCGGGCCGGCTCGGACACCGGGCCGACGTCGACTCCTTCGACGGCACCTGGGCCCAGCTGCTGGGCGGGATGAACGGCACCATGGCGTCCTTCGCCGCGGCTCACGGCCGGCGCCGCCGGGCCGAACGGGAACTGGAGGGCATCTTCAACCTCTCCTTGGACCTGCTCTGCATCAGCGGCGTCGACGGCTACTTCAAGCGCGTCAACCCGGCCTTCGAACGCACCCTGGGCTATCCGGTCCGGACCCTGACCTCACGGCCGTTCCTCGACTTCGTCCACGAGGACGACCGCGACAGCACCCGGGCGGCCGTGGCGCAGCTGGCGAGCGGCGCCGAGGTAGCCGAGTTCGAGAACCGCTACCTCCGTGCCGACGGCAGCGAACGCTGGCTCCAGTGGAGCGCCCGGTCGGTGCCGGAGGAGGGCCTCATCTACGCCGCCGCCCGCGATGTGACGGAGAGCCGCCGGGCCGCGCTCGAACAGGCCGCGCTGCGCCGGGTCGCCACCGCGGTCGCGCGCGGCGTGCAGCCGTCCGACGTGTTCGCGACGGTCGCGGAGGAGGTCGCGTCGCTGCTGGGGACGGCGGCGGCCGTCATCCGCTACGAGCCCGACGGCAGCGTCAAGGTCCTCGGGATCGCGCACGCGCGCGTGGACGGCGGCGAGCCCGACTGTCTGACCCGCCGCGAGACGTCCGCCAGGACCATCGACGACGTCGCCAGGACCCGGCGCGCGGCCCGGTCGGAGACCTCCGTGGGCGCTCCCATCGTCGTCGACGGCCGGATCTGGGGTGTGGTCGTGGCGGCCTCGCTGATCGATCCGCTGCCCCGCGGTGCCGAGGCCCGGCTCGCCGACTTCACCGGACTGATCGCCACCGCGATCGCCAACGCCGACAGCCGCGACCAGCTGACTGCCTCACGCGCGCGCGTGGTGGCCGCCGGGGACGCCTCACGGCGCCGCATCGAGCGCGATCTGCACGACGGCGTTCAGCAGCGCCTGGTCTCCCTCCAGCTGGAGCTGCGGATGACGGAGACCCTGGTGGACGACCCCTCCTCGGAACTCGCCCGGCGCCTGGACCAGCTGGCCAAGGGCCTGGACGACACCTTCCAGGACCTGCTCCAGGTGGCCCGGGGCATCCACCCCTCCGTCCTGTCCAAGGGCGGCCTGGGCCCCGCCCTGCGCGCCCTGGCCCGCCGCGCCGCCGTCCCCGTGGAGCTCGACCTCGGCTTCACCCGCACCCGCTTCCCCGAACAGGTCGAGGTGGCCGCGTACTACGTCACCTCCGAGAGCATCACCAACGCCGTCAAGCACGCGCGCGCGAGCGTGGTGACCGTGACGGCCGAGGAACGCCCGGGGGTGCTGGAGCTGATCATCCGGGACGACGGCGTCGGGGGGGCCGAACCCGGCAAGGGGTCGGGCCTGATCGGGCTCATCGACCGGGTGGAAGCGATCGGCGGCAGGTTGACGGTCACCAGCCCGCCCGGCGCCGGGACCACGCTGATCGTGCGGCTGCCGCTGACGCCACCCGAGGAGGCCGCGACGACCGTCGCGACGCGCCCGTGACCGCCCGAAGCGTACGCGGTGAGGCCCGTTCTAAGGGGGGAGTCCGGGTCTCGGTACGGGCGTACGTTCCGGGCGGTCGAATCGGACGGCGGAGACGGCCGTCCGGCTCTACGGGCATGCGGATGTCTCGCCGTCTCTCGTCAGAGGCGCCGGTTTCCACCCGCGGCTGCGCTTCTTCGAGCATGGCGGCCAAACGTTCAGGTGTCTTCACGGCCCGCCCCCAACTAGGCTTCCGGCTAGCCGTAAGACCGAGTTCAGGCAGGCTGTCGGGACGAACGGGACAGGTCGGGCAAGGGGGAGACCGAGACCATGGAGGTCGATCAGCATCCGGTGCGCGGGCGGGTGGTGCTCGCGGACGACGACGTGCTCCTGCGGGAGGGCCTGGCGAGCCTCTGCGAGCGTGTCGGCTACGAGGTGGCCGGGCAGGCCGGCGACGCCGCCGGGCTCCTGGAACTGGTGGAGAACGAGCTGCCGGACATCGCGATCGTCGACATCCGGATGCCGCCGACGCAGTCCACGGAGGGGCTGAAGGCCGCGCGGGAGATCCGGGAGCGGTATCCGTCGGTCGGAATCCTGGTGCTGTCGGCGTTCGTCGAGGTCGAGGACGCGCTGGAGCTGCTGGCCGGCGGGCGCAGCATCGGATACCTGCTCAAGAGCCGCATCACCGTCGTGGACGAGTTCCTGGAGACACTGGACCGGATCCGCCGCGGTGGGTCGGTGGTGGATCCG encodes the following:
- a CDS encoding response regulator transcription factor, whose protein sequence is MPMRCLIVDDSARFLEAARTLLEHDGVHVVGVASTGAEALARAVELAPDLVLLDVDLAGESGLELAPRLARSAASVIVLISTHPLDDIQELVAASPARGFLHKSKLSGQALRDLSGPDPGPPAR
- a CDS encoding carbohydrate kinase: MIVVAGEALIDLVPQGAGALVDLRPARGGGPYNTAVALGRLGSPTAFCSRVSYDAYGEALLDGLREAGVDVTAVQRGSEPTTLALASIGTDGSARYSFYVEGSADRLFETPDRLPRGTRAVSFGTCSLVLEPGASAYEKLLHSTAAQGVFTALDPNVRPGLIPDADAYRARFLSWLPSVSLLKLSEEDARWLGGTPRLWLDSGPAAVVVTHGGDGLTVHTRAGAEHCVPGEKVDVVDTIGAGDTVNAALLHGLAAQDALSDSALATLGADDWIRLLRFAARAAAITCSRAGAEPPYAAEVGEPRSLVPEVREG
- a CDS encoding ABC transporter substrate-binding protein, whose translation is MTRAAVPRRGAPRGTGRLGAPRTSRARAALLLCMTLLLSGCETGGDDGERPRRAADATCDGRIDAPAQITMWFHQPSMPGELDAVRAQVQAFNTGQDEVTVRLVDLPRGDYDDLVRTAAADGELPDLLDFDAPKLFSHAWSGHLRPIDSCVPKSLRADLLPSVLEQGTYRGRLWGLGTFDSGLGLYVRPSVLKEAGIRIPKGVQDAWTADEFTGILKKLRTLGYDRPLDLQLPWAGTEWGTYGFAPAVWSAGGDLIERSTYRTADGVLNGPRTVEALTTLQGWVKAGYVDANKDLDAFQKGRSPVSWTGHWWYGHYTEAHPGDVALVPLPDFGTGSATGMGSWQWGVPAGAADGDAVWRFLSFLLSPDEVLRMTDANGAVPATGTAIERTDAFAEGGPARLYIEQLRGGTARPRPQTPAYPAITDAFAEAFAKIMRGAAVRPALDAAVRAVDKDLADHDHYPPTGP
- a CDS encoding PAS domain S-box protein, with protein sequence MLLVMLPVTVLLAVTAFAAVAQWQEARTLGDFDTAIEVSFEISEAADAVARERIVAVEARLNAEPDTLRARAEAQRITDHALRRAFEETVGRTRSDDAGILDAVRRQLHAVRVQTGTGSLPAQTVAQRYEAIENKVLDIVADLEAGRPTRASGRAADAHIAMLRAVAAAESERAELAILFHAPGDGHATAAAGRWTELEKAQLRAFQQTASDTLKAELHTVKFRAPGRAVRIARDLVADPDPQPVEWPSYDDWLSESAQYTDALRGIRDRAGRELDDTAHRDLRTTRARTYTELTICVVVLALVTFLALALRRSITRPLGQVSEGARALSDGDLSYDIRYTGRDELGDVADTFRELRVTSERLAGEIRAMNTAIDAGRLGHRADVDSFDGTWAQLLGGMNGTMASFAAAHGRRRRAERELEGIFNLSLDLLCISGVDGYFKRVNPAFERTLGYPVRTLTSRPFLDFVHEDDRDSTRAAVAQLASGAEVAEFENRYLRADGSERWLQWSARSVPEEGLIYAAARDVTESRRAALEQAALRRVATAVARGVQPSDVFATVAEEVASLLGTAAAVIRYEPDGSVKVLGIAHARVDGGEPDCLTRRETSARTIDDVARTRRAARSETSVGAPIVVDGRIWGVVVAASLIDPLPRGAEARLADFTGLIATAIANADSRDQLTASRARVVAAGDASRRRIERDLHDGVQQRLVSLQLELRMTETLVDDPSSELARRLDQLAKGLDDTFQDLLQVARGIHPSVLSKGGLGPALRALARRAAVPVELDLGFTRTRFPEQVEVAAYYVTSESITNAVKHARASVVTVTAEERPGVLELIIRDDGVGGAEPGKGSGLIGLIDRVEAIGGRLTVTSPPGAGTTLIVRLPLTPPEEAATTVATRP
- the uvrA gene encoding excinuclease ABC subunit UvrA; the encoded protein is MADRLIVRGAREHNLKNVSLDLPRDSLIVFTGLSGSGKSSLAFDTIFAEGQRRYVESLSSYARQFLGQMDKPDVDFIEGLSPAVSIDQKSTSRNPRSTVGTITEVYDYLRLLFARIGKPHCPQCSRPISRQSPQAIVDRVLELPEGSRFQVLSPLVRERKGEFVDLFADLQTKGYSRARVDGETVQLSNPPTLKKQEKHTIEVVVDRLTVKESAKRRLTDSVETALGLSGGMVVLDFVDLPEDDPERERMFSEHLYCPYDDLSFEELEPRSFSFNSPFGACPDCSGIGTRMEVDPELIVPDEDKSLDEGAIHPWSHGHTKDYFGRLVGALADALGFRTDIPFAGLPQRAKKALLQGHKTQIEVRYRNRYGRERVYTTAFEGAVPFVKRRHSEAESDASRERFEGYMREVPCPTCEGTRLKPIVLAVTIMEKSIAEVSAMSISDCADFLGELKLTARDKKIAERVLKEVNERLRFLVDVGLDYLSLNRAAGTLSGGEAQRIRLATQIGSGLVGVLYVLDEPSIGLHQRDNHRLIETLVRLRDMGNTLIVVEHDEDTIKTADWIVDIGPGAGEHGGKVVHSGSLKELLGNAESQTGQYLSGRKAIPLPDIRRPLDPTRQLTVHGARENNLQDIDVSFPLGVFTAVTGVSGSGKSTLVNDILYTHLARELNGARSVPGRHTRVDGDDLVDKVVHVDQSPIGRTPRSNPATYTGVFDHVRKLFAETTEAKVRGYLPGRFSFNVKGGRCENCAGDGTIKIEMNFLPDVYVPCEVCHGARYNRETLEVHYKGKSIADVLNMPIEEATDFFEAVPAIARHLRTLKDVGLGYVRLGQSATTLSGGEAQRVKLASELQRRSTGRTVYVLDEPTTGLHFEDISKLLKVLSGLVDKGNTVIVIEHNLDVIKTADWVVDMGPEGGAGGGLVIAEGTPEQVAGVPASHTGKFLREILGADRISDAAPVKAPRKATAKKAVAAGSTARRTATARTTTAAGTTPTGTTAAKKAAAPAKKAAATATKKATPAKKATRARKA
- a CDS encoding sugar ABC transporter substrate-binding protein; the encoded protein is MQTQRRDLGKRPVRRALMSGAAVALLLLSGCGASDGDGRVDEKDKAAGDTTCDGRVEGTAHITMWFHAGQSGEQTTLKSQVKEFNRAQEQVRVELVTLPEQRPYTELVLSAAASGDLPDLLDFDGPNLYSYAWSGTLRPIDSCVPARTRKDLLPSLREQGTYDGRLWGVGTFDSGLGLYVRPSVLKDAGVRIPKGVDDAWTADELTEVLRTLRKAGYEAPLDLNFTDSKLADEWNTYAFAPAVWSAGGDLIDLEEFRTADGFLNGPESVEALTTMRRWVEEGYVDRDRKKDKSAFVKGRTPISWMGHWKYGEYSEAHPGDVAIVPLPDFGTGTVTGMGSWQWGIPSGEADGDAVWRFLEYLLRPEQVARMSEANGAIPGTEGAVKRSPLYGENGAERLFIEQLRGGTARPRPQTPAYPAVTAAFSQAVADIVFSGAPVDRTLDDAVEAIDQDLAAHDGYPKSGP